A genomic region of Methanosarcina thermophila TM-1 contains the following coding sequences:
- the serB gene encoding phosphoserine phosphatase SerB produces MNCPTYNSTENKMIVFDMDSTLIDAETIDELARAAGVVSKVEEITKRAMYGDLDFEQALIERVRLLKGLPLETALDAVDKINLMPGAAELILYVKSRGYKTAMISGGFTISADVIGKVLGIDFIVSNELLVEDGCLTGKVVGPITQSDSKAKVFEELTRLNGVRPEQCVVVGDGANDACIFEKAGFAIAFNPKPILREYADVVITKKDLRAVIPVLESLSYQCCNQAQHVDIEQ; encoded by the coding sequence GTGAACTGTCCTACGTACAATTCTACAGAAAACAAAATGATTGTTTTTGATATGGATAGCACCCTTATAGACGCTGAGACTATCGATGAGCTCGCCAGGGCTGCAGGTGTTGTAAGCAAAGTAGAGGAGATTACAAAGAGAGCGATGTATGGAGACCTTGATTTCGAGCAAGCGCTTATCGAAAGGGTAAGACTTCTTAAGGGACTTCCCCTTGAAACTGCCCTTGACGCAGTAGACAAAATCAATCTGATGCCGGGAGCGGCAGAACTTATTCTCTACGTCAAAAGTAGGGGCTATAAAACTGCAATGATCTCAGGCGGATTTACTATCTCTGCTGATGTAATAGGTAAGGTGCTTGGTATCGATTTCATTGTTTCCAACGAACTGCTTGTGGAAGACGGCTGCCTTACAGGCAAAGTTGTTGGCCCTATCACACAGAGCGACTCAAAAGCAAAGGTATTTGAGGAACTTACCCGGCTCAACGGAGTCCGGCCAGAGCAATGTGTGGTTGTCGGGGACGGCGCAAATGATGCCTGTATTTTTGAGAAGGCAGGTTTTGCCATAGCTTTCAATCCCAAGCCCATCCTGAGGGAATATGCGGACGTGGTCATAACAAAAAAAGATCTTAGAGCCGTTATCCCTGTTCTTGAATCTCTTTCTTATCAATGTTGTAATCAGGCACAGCATGTCGACATCGAACAGTAG
- a CDS encoding coiled-coil protein, which produces MLKELQKKRSDLKIISEEAKEKRNALNAEASALAAKRNELNKKTKDLINEAQELKALRDEINEKVSEFKNKRDETNARANELFAKADAIRKQNNLGGPSIKALRKDIDRLEFAQQTEVLSTSKERELVGKITQLQKQYQIKKSQLESNLELKNILDEAQRIRDEASEYHNQLAEYARKAQEYHEKMIAAFKEADRTRAESDIAHREFVRAQEAADEQHKIFINAQKEIRELDKEIFKLKKKEKEGKSRVVKSELQKDAKSIFEKFKGGAKLTTEDLMTLQRSGLV; this is translated from the coding sequence ATGCTAAAAGAATTGCAGAAAAAAAGATCAGATTTGAAGATCATTTCTGAAGAAGCTAAGGAAAAGAGAAATGCTTTAAACGCAGAGGCTAGCGCCCTCGCTGCGAAGCGTAATGAACTGAACAAGAAGACAAAAGACCTTATCAATGAAGCCCAGGAATTAAAAGCCCTCAGGGATGAAATCAACGAGAAGGTCAGCGAATTCAAGAATAAACGCGACGAAACCAATGCCAGGGCAAACGAACTCTTTGCAAAGGCTGATGCTATCAGGAAACAGAACAACCTGGGTGGCCCATCAATAAAAGCCCTGAGAAAAGACATCGATCGCCTTGAATTTGCCCAGCAGACTGAAGTCTTGAGCACAAGCAAGGAAAGGGAACTCGTTGGCAAGATTACTCAGCTTCAAAAACAATACCAGATCAAAAAATCCCAGCTTGAGAGCAACCTCGAACTGAAGAACATTCTGGACGAAGCCCAGAGGATCCGAGATGAAGCCTCAGAATACCACAACCAGCTGGCTGAGTATGCCAGGAAGGCTCAGGAATACCATGAGAAGATGATTGCCGCTTTCAAAGAGGCTGACAGAACCAGGGCAGAGTCTGACATTGCCCACCGGGAATTTGTAAGAGCTCAGGAAGCAGCTGACGAACAGCACAAGATTTTTATCAATGCCCAGAAGGAAATTCGGGAGCTTGACAAAGAAATCTTTAAACTCAAGAAGAAAGAGAAAGAAGGAAAGTCACGAGTTGTCAAGTCCGAGCTTCAGAAGGATGCTAAGTCCATCTTCGAAAAGTTCAAGGGCGGAGCGAAACTCACCACCGAAGATCTTATGACTCTTCAAAGGTCGGGTTTAGTCTAA
- a CDS encoding radical SAM protein, producing MQYDFFKSPILRVYTEIEDGYMRMKVSGAGSFLMRKSLEKNLSLFEGEKPVKTEADRLICSTWMPPVPSPGFDRLVKSQFFSFLGKMIPDQVTISITEECPNNCIHCALPDTKNRKKLAPETVKSIIDQVLEMGTTFVIFDGGEPLTYQGLEDLIRYVNPEKAITGLFTSGAGLTQERASSLKEAGLYSLTVSFDSAYEEKHDYVRGRKGVFKSAVEAVKNGVNAGLLVNIYVVLSRDNVNELDELYALASKLKVHELSFYEIVPTGRWMDHASEIMTPKDLRKFDNFVSRAREKEGPRVFPIPQVMKTTGCMAGRKWLHITPEGDILPCACIPIPYGNVHRDRIKDVWKKIREDPVYNAKCCLMRNPEFREKYLNLLE from the coding sequence ATGCAATACGACTTCTTTAAAAGCCCGATTCTTAGAGTTTATACCGAAATCGAAGACGGATACATGAGGATGAAAGTCAGCGGGGCTGGGTCTTTCCTTATGAGAAAAAGCCTTGAAAAAAATCTTTCACTTTTTGAAGGTGAGAAGCCTGTAAAAACAGAGGCAGACAGGCTCATCTGTTCAACCTGGATGCCCCCGGTACCAAGCCCGGGTTTTGACCGCCTGGTAAAAAGCCAGTTTTTTTCCTTTCTGGGAAAAATGATCCCGGACCAGGTAACTATATCCATTACTGAAGAATGCCCTAACAACTGTATCCACTGTGCTCTGCCTGACACGAAAAACCGGAAAAAACTTGCCCCCGAAACCGTAAAATCCATAATAGACCAGGTACTTGAGATGGGCACAACCTTCGTGATCTTTGATGGAGGTGAGCCCCTTACATATCAGGGTCTAGAAGATCTCATAAGGTATGTTAATCCTGAGAAAGCTATTACAGGCTTGTTCACTTCGGGGGCAGGGCTGACCCAAGAGCGTGCCAGCAGCCTGAAAGAAGCAGGGCTTTATTCCCTTACTGTCAGCTTTGACAGCGCATATGAAGAGAAACATGATTACGTAAGGGGCAGAAAAGGAGTTTTTAAAAGTGCAGTTGAAGCCGTCAAAAACGGAGTCAATGCAGGGCTCCTTGTAAATATATATGTTGTGCTTTCCAGAGACAATGTGAACGAGCTTGATGAATTATATGCTCTTGCATCCAAACTCAAAGTCCACGAGCTTTCCTTTTACGAGATAGTCCCCACTGGCAGGTGGATGGATCACGCCTCCGAAATAATGACTCCAAAAGATTTAAGAAAATTTGATAACTTTGTATCCAGAGCCAGGGAAAAAGAAGGTCCCAGAGTCTTTCCCATCCCTCAGGTTATGAAGACTACAGGCTGCATGGCAGGCCGTAAGTGGCTCCATATCACCCCGGAAGGGGATATTCTCCCCTGCGCCTGTATCCCGATTCCTTATGGAAACGTCCATAGAGACAGGATAAAGGATGTCTGGAAAAAGATCAGGGAAGATCCTGTATATAATGCAAAGTGCTGCCTTATGAGGAATCCTGAATTCAGGGAGAAATATCTAAATCTCCTTGAATAA
- a CDS encoding NAD(P)/FAD-dependent oxidoreductase: MDADIIVVGASPAGLMAARNAWEKGSSVLLLEKKEKIGHPPHPANSFFKGMFDKCGEKVDPSYVTHYLKGMKIISPSGRIVEVEAPGYAIDKTAFDRFYAKKILKSGVDLREGIEVREIHREEENFIVNTSGGIFTSKLIIIANGINSKLASHLGLKTMRYPEDIAWGIELDIKSPGLGKPKMFEYYIGNHAPGWKTTYAPRGGDNASIGAYVRRCGTDATPYLNAWVENFKKLKGLKELEVVRKLSGGDPIVTIPKEYITDGIMVAGGAAGQSGIGYAMRAGQICGDVAADAVRKGNVSKSALLEYRRIWEKEFKAEHYLGRIGLETLRKMTDKEIDEMVKVFEKEDLSFIHGSSIEQAMQIFAFMLKKKPSAILKCRALLRNK, translated from the coding sequence GTCAGTTCTTTTACTGGAAAAAAAAGAGAAAATAGGGCATCCTCCCCATCCTGCAAATTCGTTTTTTAAGGGGATGTTCGATAAATGTGGAGAGAAAGTGGATCCTTCCTATGTGACGCATTATCTCAAAGGTATGAAGATTATTTCCCCGTCAGGAAGGATAGTGGAGGTTGAAGCTCCCGGGTATGCGATTGATAAAACCGCCTTTGACAGGTTTTATGCGAAAAAAATACTAAAATCCGGCGTAGACCTTCGAGAGGGAATTGAAGTTCGGGAAATCCATAGAGAAGAAGAGAATTTTATTGTCAACACCTCTGGCGGGATATTCACCTCGAAACTGATTATTATTGCCAACGGTATAAACTCAAAACTGGCTTCCCATCTGGGTCTGAAAACAATGAGATACCCTGAAGATATTGCGTGGGGAATTGAACTGGATATTAAAAGCCCCGGGCTTGGTAAACCGAAGATGTTTGAGTATTACATAGGAAATCATGCTCCTGGATGGAAGACTACATATGCCCCAAGAGGAGGCGATAATGCCTCAATTGGAGCCTATGTCCGCAGATGTGGAACGGACGCAACGCCTTACCTTAATGCCTGGGTTGAGAATTTCAAAAAGCTTAAAGGGCTCAAAGAGCTTGAGGTTGTAAGAAAGCTTTCAGGTGGAGACCCCATAGTAACGATTCCGAAAGAATACATAACCGACGGGATAATGGTTGCTGGTGGAGCAGCAGGTCAGTCAGGAATAGGCTATGCGATGAGGGCAGGTCAGATCTGTGGAGATGTGGCTGCAGATGCCGTAAGAAAAGGAAATGTCTCTAAATCTGCCCTTTTAGAGTACCGGAGGATCTGGGAAAAAGAATTTAAAGCAGAGCATTACCTGGGACGTATAGGGCTTGAGACCCTCAGAAAAATGACGGATAAGGAAATTGATGAGATGGTAAAGGTTTTTGAAAAAGAGGATCTTTCATTTATTCATGGAAGCTCAATTGAGCAGGCAATGCAAATTTTTGCATTCATGCTAAAGAAAAAACCTTCTGCCATCCTAAAGTGCAGGGCACTTCTGAGGAATAAATAA